In Halobacillus amylolyticus, the following proteins share a genomic window:
- a CDS encoding DNA-directed RNA polymerase subunit beta, giving the protein MPTDANKQEKKQLRKQHKPGTKEKRRRKQRRRILPIWLRIIIVLFLSALALLVGLVVGYGVIGDGNPLDALDWSTWERIWNLITKTQ; this is encoded by the coding sequence ATGCCGACAGATGCGAACAAACAAGAGAAAAAACAGTTGCGCAAACAGCACAAACCAGGAACCAAGGAAAAGAGAAGAAGGAAACAACGCCGACGTATTCTGCCAATTTGGCTGCGAATCATCATCGTTCTTTTCCTAAGTGCTCTAGCCCTGCTGGTCGGACTCGTTGTCGGCTATGGCGTCATCGGTGACGGAAATCCTCTCGATGCCCTCGATTGGTCAACATGGGAGCGCATCTGGAACCTGATCACCAAAACTCAATAA
- a CDS encoding nuclear transport factor 2 family protein, giving the protein MKLFGKIALTLLLAGSSLGMSSSVHAAAKEDALNAVVQFLTAQKNCDANEMMKTSEHSQKISNVKEFYTGFCKSHPLQEAKITDLSMVNDTTAIVSTHSTYKDFIAISTMPVVNKDGQWKIIRGVAGPGYVEFSDKTNRNSTEKQVQQAIQKYSEAINSGNVKEMKKYIKPLSQTNTKQLDQHLKAAADGPAPEVTALGVRMVSDSVAMAHIEKKYDHFSSTSNLVICKENGQWKIVFGSHLENAMIPTSDNIVEIVN; this is encoded by the coding sequence CAGCTAAAGAGGACGCATTAAATGCTGTTGTTCAATTCCTCACAGCTCAGAAAAACTGTGATGCCAACGAAATGATGAAAACATCCGAACATTCACAGAAGATTAGTAACGTCAAAGAGTTTTATACTGGATTTTGTAAATCACACCCTTTACAAGAAGCAAAAATTACAGATCTAAGTATGGTGAATGACACGACAGCCATCGTATCAACGCATTCCACCTACAAAGATTTCATCGCGATCAGCACAATGCCTGTCGTCAACAAAGATGGGCAATGGAAAATCATTAGAGGCGTTGCAGGGCCGGGATATGTGGAATTCTCGGACAAGACAAACCGCAACTCAACAGAAAAGCAAGTTCAACAAGCCATCCAAAAGTACTCGGAAGCGATCAATTCAGGCAACGTAAAGGAAATGAAAAAGTATATCAAACCACTGTCTCAAACGAACACGAAGCAACTTGATCAACACCTCAAGGCAGCAGCTGATGGACCAGCTCCAGAAGTTACAGCCCTCGGTGTCAGAATGGTTTCCGATTCAGTGGCGATGGCTCACATAGAAAAGAAATACGATCATTTTAGTTCCACGAGCAACCTGGTTATATGTAAGGAAAACGGACAATGGAAGATTGTCTTCGGCAGTCACCTAGAGAATGCCATGATTCCTACAAGTGATAACATAGTAGAAATAGTGAACTAA